In Phlebotomus papatasi isolate M1 chromosome 1, Ppap_2.1, whole genome shotgun sequence, the following proteins share a genomic window:
- the LOC129798752 gene encoding aminopeptidase N-like yields MFVPKRHLEEVDFALDFMEFMLKKLKEYLDMDLQLPKLDGITINDLLLTGVENWGLIYFNPKNVLYKGNSSPGLRLNIARTITHQLVHNYFGNLVGISWWNSFWLTEGFASYFEYSFSNYYLEDFPMIDLFVSDLMRRNLVEHSLLMSVSLNKYIEHPEEVFSVFDFGMISRAASTIRMIEHFLGKDTFQKGLQKYLKEMQHLAAEAKDLYRNLQEAADEDHSLPEDIKVEDVLQSWIDQPGYPLLTVIRNYESNEIVVNQQRFLSSRGEVDTEGLSWCIPLSISTARNPNMNDTKPWVWLKEGTREVVLRTSDNLTWGSEDWVLFNVDQTGYYRVNYDTENWILLANHLHQGPPFAIGSINRAQIIDDSFNLAYSDVIPFPLALNIIKYVRFEPDYGVWVAANQHLLSLNRHLEGQSYELFFGRFLQHITEDLFEKLDVFENSNEKDTVKNTLLRPIIVDLACRSRSGKCLTATRIMVTAEALTGHVLAPQEEPSVYYCHGLKNADEKTFQFFWNKFKSLTNEQERAQIAKSISCYRNFDFVYDVLMELATDRFYSLFTVLERFQILITAVRHGNSKVALEFLKANHENISRTFSFNLRMEQTLRELAQNVLDEEVVLYQEVIDILFEAGHISSNQVRRYKLELEYQQTWIEENKLTIEDWIMEYFEPSQSKAANQITYLALIIFSVSVIILSR; encoded by the exons ATGTTTGTACCCAAGCGGCATTTGGAGGAAGTTGACTTTGCACTCGATTTTATGGAATTCATgctcaaaaaattgaaagaataccTGGATATGGATCTTCAACTACCAAAACTTGATGGGATTACCATAAATGATTTGTTGTTAACAGGAGTAGAGAACTGGGGACTGATATACTTTAA CCCGAAGAATGTCCTCTACAAAGGAAACTCTAGTCCGGGATTAAGGCTGAATATTGCAAGAACTATAACCCATCAACTAGTCCACAACTACTTTGGCAACCTCGTTGGAATAAGCTGGTGGAACTCATTTTGGTTGACCGAAGGCTTTGCCAGCTACTTTGAATATTCCTTTTCCAATTACTACTTGGAAGATTTCCCGATGATTGATCTCTTCGTCTCAGATTTAATGCGTAGGAATCTTGTTGAACATTCTCTTCTGATGTCTGTATCACTCAATAAGTACATAGAACATCCTGAAGAAGTTTTCTCAGTTTTCGATTTTGGAATGATCAGTAGAG CCGCATCTACAATAAGAATGATTGAGCATTTCCTGGGAAAGGATACGTTTCAAAAAGGACTCCAAAAGTACCTCAAGGAGATGCAGCATTTAGCAGCGGAAGCGAAAGATTTGTATAGGAACCTTCAAGAAGCAGCTGATGAAGACCATTCCCTCCCGGAGGATATCAAAGTAGAGGATGTACTACAATCATGGATAGATCAACCAGGATACCCACTTCTGACAGTCATAAGGAATTACGAATCAAACGAAATTGTTGTGAATCAGCAGAGATTTCTTTCATCACGTGGAGAAGTTGACACCGAAGGGTTATCTTGGTGCATACCATTGTCAATCAGTACTGCAAGGAATCCCAATATGAACGACACTAAACCTTGGGTTTGGCTCAAAGAAGGGACCCGGGAGGTCGTCCTGAGGACATCAGATAATTTAACATGGGGGTCTGAGGATTGGGTTCTGTTCAACGTCGACCAAACGGGATACTATCGAGTAAATTATGATACGGAAAATTGGATACTACTGGCCAACCATCTCCATCAAGGACCTCCATTTGCAATTGGGTCTATTAATAGGGCTCAGATCATTGATGATTCCTTCAATCTTGCTTACTCAGATGTTATACCCTTTCCTCTGGCTTTGAATATAATCAAGTACGTTAGGTTTGAACCAGATTACGGAGTTTGGGTAGCAGCTAATCAGCATCTTCTGAGTCTAAACCGACATCTCGAAGGTCAATCATATGAATTGTTTTTCGGAAGATTCTTGCAGCATATCACGGAGGACCTGTTCGAGAAACTCGACGTATTTGAAAACTCAAATGAAAAGGATACCGTGAAGAATACCTTACTGCGACCAATTATTGTTGATCTTGCTTGTCGATCGCGTTCTGGAAAATGCTTGACTGCAACGAGAATTATGGTAACTGCGGAAGCTCTGACAGGACATGTCCTTGCTCCCCAAGAAGAACCTTCAGTTTATTATTGTCACGGTCTTAAGAATGCCGATGAGAAAACCTTCCAATTTTTCTGGAATAAGTTTAAATCCCTGACAAATGAACAAGAGCGAGCTCAAATAGCCAAATCTATCAGTTGCTATCGCAATTTCGACTTTGTGTATGATGTCTTGATGGAACTAGCAACGGATAGATTTTACAGTCTATTCACAGTATTGGAGAGATTCCAGATTCTCATTACAGCTGTTCGTCATGGAAATTCAAAAGTTGCACTTGAATTCCTTAAGGCCAATCACGAAAATATTTCCAGAACTTTTAGTTTTAATTTGAGAATGGAGCAAACTTTAAGGGAACTCGCACAGAATGTTCTAGATGAAGAAGTTGTACTGTATCAGGAAGTCATAGATATTCTTTTTGAAGCTGGTCACATAAGTTCGAATCAAGTTAGGCGGTACAAGCTGGAATTGGAATACCAACAGACTTGGATCGAAGAGAATAAGTTAACCATCGAAGATTGGATTATGGAATACTTTGAACCAAGTCAGAGCAAGGCAGCTAACCAAATTACCTATCTGGCCTTAATTATCTTTTCAGTTTCTGTAATTATACTATCGCGATAA